A stretch of DNA from Halobacillus litoralis:
AAGCTCAGGAATAATAACAATCCTAATAAGCCGACACACCCCACATTTGCATAAAGAAGATTTTTTTCTGACATCACGAAGACTCCTTCCGTCAAAAGCAAAACTTTTCCATACTATCATAACAAAATTTCCAATACTTTGCGGAAGAAAAAAGCAAAAATGTGTCGGGATTACCAGAACTGTGACGAACTCTCTGATTGAGCAAGAACGCTCGCGGGGATAATAAGACCACTCCTTTCATAAAGGAAGTGTCACAATGAGTCACTATGATTACGACAAAGCCCTACATTTCATGATTTGGGGCCAGTGGGACGACTTGCTTGTCCTCATGGTACGCACAAGAGATGAATTCCTTTCAAAGAAAATCGAAACATTCCTG
This window harbors:
- a CDS encoding YhdB family protein; translation: MSHYDYDKALHFMIWGQWDDLLVLMVRTRDEFLSKKIETFLHSAYYPSRQSEMLESHEALLSYIDHAQATTLQPSFFT